ctctggttagtggaaagtttCATACAGTGATtattggcggcacaccactggcgtgtgttaagtgtcttgcaaacacggcaacatggaattcactgactcgtggggaaagctggacaacctctgtagagtgtaaaactattataacagtcgtgctcacggacatgagagacttggatcctcacatgattagagggtggatggttttggttctggcaCAGGGAGTAATAGGTGGTGTGGTTTTGatcatagtacagggagtactagacggttgtggtatgctgGGTGAGGAACCTtatatgctagatgatggattgtttgggttacattcatttaatacttgtttaatgctttgagtccaaatgtgttttcattactcgcatttacgcaaaaattaccatgtgttagcctattcttgatataagcctgcattttattattttcccacacttgctgagtactttatgtgctcacccttgctttctcctacaaaaacatatgctgctcagtggaagactttgaggatttccaagatgacgacttggtgttctaaggagcatgtcttctgatcggtgcctgtggagtgttggtcgccaatgttgtcgtcccgctgccgtcgtttagatgctgttGTTTAGGCtaattttgaggttgtttaggtgaagtcttctatttgtaagaagtgaacgtttatttaattaaagtattgcttttgctacttcacctatgacgtccttatgtgtgttaaacttcctgggcacacataagccgcacttggttttgtccgttaaaaccgggtgtgacaaccgGATAGTAATATGAACCGATAATgatgtatcactaccggttcttgttactaaccggcagtgatattcaaattatcactgtcgatttgtATTACTAACTAGCGGTGATATTAGCTTATCAAAAGACGTGCAAATAATAttcgacagtgataatggctatcactactggttggGTTTACAAACCGACAGCGATACTCAAAATTCGAATGTCATCACGCGCACAACTGCTAGGCTTCACGCACGCGATTTTAAATGTGAGCGATCCTTGCTCATTCTTTCAATCTGCTTGCTCGCTCTCTctcacgtgctctctctctctctctctctctctctctctctctctctctctctctcgcccacCGCTAGCCACCCCCACCTCCCGCGTGCGATCCACATGGATCCACTGCCACCTCCACTGCCTTCTCCGAGGACGCCTCCAACACCCGCGTCCATGTTCGAGGAGGATAAGGGCCTGCCGGACGAGGTGTCATCCACCTCATCCGATTCCGGCATTTCACCTGGATCCCCCTTGTCGAACGACGAGGTGTGGGACGAGTTCATCCACTAGCCACCGAGGGCCAAGAAGGCCCAGATGAGCTCGTCGTCATCGTTGTCGTCATTGTCATCATCggaggatgaggacaaggatgaggatgaggaggaataTGATGCTACCGATGACGAcaacgacgaggacgaggacgaggatgaggacaaaGACGATGATGGCGACGACAAGGACGATGACGTTGACGAGGCCACAAACTTCCGTTCGTGGGTTGAGTTTCAACTAGGTTAGTCGACGCGCACGTTAGGATTTTGCACTGTCGTCTGTATGACAACAGCTTTTACTGCAATTAGTATAAACTATATTAATATGTTCATCAGTAATGATAATCTCCTTTAAATTAATGCATGAatgtttaatttttgttttttttatcctGAATTgagtatcactatcgattcGTAGATAGAACCGGCAATAATAAGCATACAAATCGACCGGAATGAGATCAAGAACTAGCAGCGATATAttgtatcactgctagtttatGTTACGAATCGGTAGTATTATGTAcaatcactatcggttcttatTCATAGTCatgatgtcaattttgaaccggcagtgatgatttTTTCTGTACTAGTGTGCTTTGGTGGGCTTTGGGCAGTTTGGGCCTCAGGTATCCAATTTTTTGCCTTGTTGGGTATGAGCGATCGAGTATGGACAACAAACCTAATGAGCATGAGGGGGGTAAGAGCTAGTAAACACTAGAGATTAGAACGATGTTTACTTGAATCCCTGGAAATACAAGTTCGTAACTTATTGCAGTGTGGAAAAGTAAACCTTATTAACACATTGGTAACTGATTGAAATATCGATCATATTTAGccggttgattttttttttgagaggtcTTGGGTTGACTGGAATTGCTATTTGCACCGCAGAATTATGCCATAACTATTTAAATATGTCAAAATTCATTCACACAGGATAAGCCTATTCACAAGTATTAAATTTTGCTTGGATATTCGTTTATATTTGGGCCAACATGCATCACAAGGACAACATAAAATCACTATAACGGACACTGTTCAAATTCAAAGCCGGATGCAAATGTAACAAATTGGTTTAGAGCTTTTTTCCCGCCCTAACCTTTCGACAAATTCGGGTGAACCAAAATAAAGTGCCAATGTAAACAAAATACTGTCAAAATTCAAGGGAAAACCAGCCGAACACTCCGATTAACAATTTAAATCGACCCAGCCAAATTCGGAAGACGACCTTGGTTCAATCTTaagctccagttcctgcagcagCCATGCTTCAAAGTCGACACCAAACTTGTCGTAGAACGCGCACTTCACGACGGCAGCACGGCACATTTTCCGCCGCCACCGGTCACGCGCCTCCACGCGGCCGCCTGCCTATTTCGGCAGCACGAAAACACTCACAGCGTCACACTCACGTGGTCACTCAAAGCTGAGCAAATTCGAACCTCCCGCCGCCTCGCGGCCGCGAAATAATTCAGCGGCCgtcgcctccctcctcctcccctcctccccgcCCCGATTCCAATTTTCTTCCTCCGTCTTTTCGCTAAATTTTTCCAAAGATTCGCCCGCAGGCCGCAGCCCCGCACTTCGAACGAAAGCGGCGAAACCCACCATCGATTCGTCcgctccctcctcccctcccaaaCTTATTCCCCCAAAACTCAAATCTTGGAATCCCTTCCCCGCTGCTCGCACCTCGGCTGCAACTTACAAATACCCATGGCCACTCCCCTCCCACCACCATCTCCAACCTCGCTTCCTCGACACGGACCCCCAATTAAGCCCAACAAGAGCTGCCGCCACTCGTGCCCCCAATGGCCGCCGGCTGTGGGCCTGACAAGGGGAACGCGCCTCCTGCTCCTTCCGCCACCGCAGCCGGCGTCTTTGTTGctcggcggcacggctttgctGTTAAAAAGTGCGGGTTCATGAAGCGGCCGAGCAGGGCGTGGGGGCGGGTGCCGCTCCGGGACATCACCAATCTGATCGCGGCCAGCTCTGCTGCCGCTGAGGCCCCGCTGGGACGGGAGAGCTCGCCGCCACCTGCGGAGTTGGAGAAGCCCGTGGCGGTGTTGCCGCGGGCGGCTGCCTCGGTGACGATGCAGGATGGGGTTGCTTCTGGCGCGGCGGGGAAGGCTGGCAGATACTCGCTCCGGAAGGAGTTCAGATAGGCGTTGACTATACGGTAGAATAGTAGTTGAT
The sequence above is drawn from the Phragmites australis chromosome 10, lpPhrAust1.1, whole genome shotgun sequence genome and encodes:
- the LOC133883556 gene encoding uncharacterized protein LOC133883556 → MAAGCGPDKGNAPPAPSATAAGVFVARRHGFAVKKCGFMKRPSRAWGRVPLRDITNLIAASSAAAEAPLGRESSPPPAELEKPVAVLPRAAASVTMQDGVASGAAGKAGRYSLRKEFR